One window of the Microtus ochrogaster isolate Prairie Vole_2 chromosome 10, MicOch1.0, whole genome shotgun sequence genome contains the following:
- the Gja4 gene encoding gap junction alpha-4 protein yields the protein MGDWGFLEKLLDQVQEHSTVVGKIWLTVLFIFRILILGLAGESVWGDEQSDFECNTAQPGCTNVCYDQAFPISHIRYWVLQFLFVSTPTLIYLGHVIYLSRREERLRQKEGELRALPSKDPHVERALAAIEHQMAKISVAEDGRLRIRGALMGTYVVSVLCKSVLEAGFLYGQWRLYGWTMEPVYVCQRAPCPHLVDCYVSRPTEKTIFIIFMLVVGVISLVLNLLELVHLLCRCVGREIKARKDHDTSPAQGAASDPYPEQVFFYLPMGKEPSSPPCPTYNGLSSTEQNWANLTTEEQLTSSRPPPFENPAPQGGRKAPSRPSSSASKKQYV from the coding sequence ATGGGTGACTGGGGCTTCCTGGAGAAGCTGCTAGATCAGGTCCAGGAGCACTCGACTGTGGTGGGCAAGATCTGGCTGACCGTGCTCTTCATCTTCCGCATCCTCATCCTGGGCCTGGCCGGCGAGTCAGTTTGGGGCGACGAGCAGTCCGATTTTGAGTGTAACACAGCCCAGCCCGGCTGCACGAACGTCTGCTATGACCAGGCTTTCCCCATCTCCCACATCCGCTACTGGGTGCTGCAGTTCCTCTTCGTCAGCACGCCCACCCTCATCTACCTGGGCCATGTCATTTACCTGTCTCGGCGGGAAGAGCGATTGcggcagaaagagggagagctcCGGGCACTGCCCTCCAAGGACCCACATGTAGAGCGGGCCCTGGCTGCCATAGAGCACCAGATGGCCAAGATCTCGGTGGCAGAGGACGGTCGTCTTCGGATCCGTGGGGCGCTCATGGGCACCTATGTGGTCAGCGTGCTGTGCAAAAGCGTGCTGGAGGCAGGCTTCCTCTACGGCCAGTGGCGCCTCTACGGCTGGACCATGGAGCCCGTGTATGTGTGCCAGCGCGCGCCCTGCCCCCACCTCGTGGACTGCTATGTCTCTCGACCCACAGAGAAGACTATCTTCATCATCTTCATGCTCGTGGTGGGAGTCATCTCCCTGGTGCTCAACCTGCTGGAGCTGGTGCACCTGCTGTGTAGGTGTGTCGGCCGGGAGATAAAGGCACGGAAGGACCACGACACATCCCCGGCCCAGGGCGCTGCTTCAGACCCTTACCCAGAACAGGTGTTCTTCTACCTCCCCATGGGCAAGGAACCCTCATCCCCACCATGTCCCACCTACAATGGGCTCTCATCCACTGAGCAAAACTGGGCCAACTTGACCACGGAGGAGCAGCTGACCTCCTCCAGGCCTCCCCCCTTCGAAAATCCAGCCCCTCAGGGTGGCCGGAAGGCCCCTAGTCGCCCCAGCAGTTCTGCATCTAAGAAGCAGTATGTGTAG